In 'Nostoc azollae' 0708, the following are encoded in one genomic region:
- a CDS encoding HhoA/HhoB/HtrA family serine endopeptidase, translated as MKIYNHHLASKNLNTRFLLPCIRAKRKGWMLMTGLAAVVLSGCSNLNSRTLESEQSLAEVQRTTAPTSVIMPSAIIASSGDPNFVVEVVQKVGGAVVRIDSARTVTSQVPDEFSDPFFRRFFGDRISQGRQRVERGSGSGFIINSSGQILTNSHVVDGADQVTVTLKDGRTFDGKVLGEDPVTDVAVIQINANNLPILALGNSNTLQPGEAVIAIGNPLGLNNTVTSGILSATDRSSSAIGASDKRVDYLQTDAAINPGNSGGPLLNSGGKVIGMNTAIIQGAQGLGFAIPINTVQKISQELISKGRVDHPYLGVEMVTLTPELKERIIRRSGNRVNWVADQGVLLVRIVSESPAAIGGLKPGDVMKTINNQPVTKVDEVQKLVENSQIGTPLQVQVDRQGRTVQLTVSPAPLPVPSEN; from the coding sequence ATGAAGATTTATAATCATCACCTAGCATCCAAAAATCTTAATACCAGGTTTTTGCTCCCCTGTATAAGAGCTAAAAGAAAAGGGTGGATGTTAATGACTGGGTTAGCAGCGGTGGTTCTTAGTGGCTGTTCTAACCTGAATAGCAGAACCTTAGAATCAGAACAGAGCCTTGCGGAAGTCCAAAGAACTACTGCTCCCACTTCGGTAATTATGCCTTCTGCCATCATCGCATCCTCCGGCGATCCTAACTTTGTAGTCGAAGTAGTACAAAAAGTGGGAGGTGCTGTTGTTCGCATTGACTCTGCCAGAACCGTTACATCTCAAGTACCAGATGAATTTTCCGATCCATTTTTCCGCAGATTTTTTGGTGACAGAATTTCCCAAGGAAGACAAAGAGTAGAAAGGGGTAGCGGTTCTGGATTTATTATTAATTCCTCTGGGCAAATTCTGACTAATTCTCATGTCGTAGATGGCGCAGATCAAGTTACAGTTACACTCAAAGATGGACGGACTTTTGACGGTAAAGTCTTGGGAGAAGACCCAGTTACAGATGTAGCAGTAATTCAAATTAATGCTAATAATTTACCAATTTTAGCTCTAGGGAATTCCAATACCTTGCAACCAGGAGAAGCCGTAATTGCAATTGGTAATCCCTTGGGTTTAAACAATACTGTAACTTCAGGAATTCTTAGTGCTACAGACCGTTCTAGTAGTGCTATTGGTGCTAGTGATAAGCGGGTTGATTATTTGCAAACAGATGCAGCAATTAATCCTGGAAACTCTGGTGGTCCACTGCTAAATTCTGGTGGTAAAGTGATAGGAATGAACACAGCTATTATCCAAGGCGCTCAAGGTTTAGGCTTTGCAATTCCTATTAATACAGTGCAAAAAATTTCCCAAGAATTAATTAGCAAAGGTAGGGTAGATCATCCTTACTTGGGTGTAGAAATGGTGACGCTAACACCAGAACTCAAGGAAAGAATAATTCGTAGATCTGGTAATAGAGTAAATTGGGTTGCAGATCAAGGCGTTTTGTTAGTGAGAATTGTTTCTGAGTCACCAGCCGCAATTGGTGGACTCAAACCAGGGGATGTGATGAAAACCATTAATAATCAACCTGTTACCAAGGTCGATGAAGTACAAAAACTAGTGGAAAATAGTCAGATTGGTACTCCTCTTCAAGTCCAAGTAGACCGTCAGGGCAGAACTGTTCAACTAACAGTCAGTCCTGCTCCTTTACCAGTGCCTTCTGAAAATTGA